A portion of the Sphaerochaeta pleomorpha str. Grapes genome contains these proteins:
- a CDS encoding DUF4105 domain-containing protein, giving the protein MKRRIMVMVFLVCLTMQAFSFSIMPNVSNDQPFDSELELSKMDFSKPLAQNQSDWIQDCTISLVTIGPGDPLYAWFGHSALVVSQPNGQKVMYDYGIFDTSQKHFYLNFARGRMLYSVFASGADWRIEDAIAENRDVYWTDLNLSDEAKFTTVRFLQNNTKEGNNTYLYHFYRDNCATRLRDIINAATQNQFRTWAESQDAGGTYRSLADRSISHNKATQLFLDFLQGHTVDKPVDRYDEMFLPDSLYHSVLDFSYADGTPLSQNTSVLNDTAGLNIRFVPSPKNVSDDGYFALAGVGLGLLSLILLRRGKRKLWALLNGTVLLILSVLGTLLLGMMTLSNMDMTWFNENIVFINPLLFYACFKSFGLAISKKKGAEPVLKTYRIFSILIVLLVIAKGLFPALCIQDNLNIILLLTPFYLVGFVKDGFSKPLQLRKEP; this is encoded by the coding sequence ATGAAACGTCGAATCATGGTAATGGTTTTCCTTGTCTGCCTAACAATGCAGGCATTTTCTTTCAGCATTATGCCCAATGTAAGCAACGATCAACCTTTCGACAGCGAACTTGAGCTTTCCAAAATGGATTTTTCCAAGCCTTTGGCCCAAAATCAAAGCGATTGGATACAGGATTGTACTATCAGCCTGGTCACGATTGGCCCAGGAGACCCCCTCTATGCCTGGTTTGGACACAGCGCCCTGGTTGTTTCCCAACCAAATGGACAGAAGGTCATGTATGATTACGGTATCTTCGACACCAGCCAAAAGCATTTCTACTTGAATTTCGCAAGAGGAAGGATGCTGTATTCTGTTTTTGCAAGTGGGGCGGACTGGAGAATCGAAGATGCAATCGCAGAGAACCGCGATGTCTATTGGACAGATTTAAACCTGTCCGATGAAGCAAAGTTTACAACTGTTCGTTTCCTACAAAACAACACGAAAGAAGGAAACAACACCTATTTATACCATTTCTACAGGGATAATTGCGCAACACGTCTGAGAGACATCATCAATGCAGCGACTCAAAACCAATTCAGGACCTGGGCTGAGAGCCAAGATGCAGGGGGAACCTACCGGTCCCTTGCTGACAGAAGCATTTCCCATAACAAGGCAACCCAATTGTTCCTTGATTTTCTCCAGGGTCATACGGTAGACAAACCAGTGGACCGTTATGATGAAATGTTCCTTCCTGACAGCCTTTACCATTCGGTTCTCGATTTTTCCTATGCAGACGGAACTCCCCTTAGCCAAAATACGTCTGTCCTGAATGATACTGCAGGATTGAATATTCGTTTCGTCCCCTCCCCCAAAAATGTCAGCGACGACGGCTATTTTGCCCTTGCAGGAGTAGGGCTGGGTCTCTTGAGCCTGATTTTGTTACGAAGGGGGAAAAGAAAACTCTGGGCCCTGCTCAATGGAACCGTACTGCTCATCCTATCTGTGCTTGGTACCTTGCTTCTTGGTATGATGACTCTTTCAAACATGGACATGACGTGGTTCAATGAGAACATAGTATTTATCAATCCGCTGCTTTTCTATGCCTGTTTCAAAAGCTTTGGTTTAGCCATATCTAAGAAAAAAGGAGCAGAACCGGTATTGAAGACCTATAGAATCTTTTCAATCCTTATTGTGCTCCTAGTCATTGCAAAGGGACTTTTCCCAGCCCTATGTATCCAGGATAATCTAAACATCATCCTGCTACTTACACCTTTCTATTTGGTCGGGTTTGTCAAGGACGGCTTTTCAAAGCCTTTGCAATTGAGAAAGGAACCATAG
- a CDS encoding NAD(P)-dependent oxidoreductase produces the protein MLILISDAFDASLASRLGALGEVTTDKNRLGEANVVLVRSKTKCTKEYIDQAPNLKLIIRGGVGIDNIDKSYAESKGIIVRNTPKSSAIAVAELAFALMLSTPNNIVTYHNGMKNGEWLKNVKRTELFGKTLCLFGIGNIASKVAERAKAFGMTVVAFDKYVPSSPLAEMKATPELAVEDADYISLHLPLTDETEGMVNKSLISHCKKAPVIINTGRALCVDANDMVSCLADGSVAWYCTDVFPSDPPAPDYPILKADHVTLTPHVGANSSENLLRIGDEAYSIMEELKNGGKI, from the coding sequence ATGCTAATTCTTATTTCTGACGCTTTTGATGCATCGCTGGCATCTCGTCTTGGGGCGCTTGGCGAAGTGACAACTGACAAAAATCGCCTTGGCGAAGCAAATGTCGTACTTGTACGAAGTAAAACAAAGTGCACCAAAGAATATATCGATCAGGCACCAAACCTTAAGTTGATTATTCGTGGTGGCGTCGGTATTGATAATATTGATAAATCCTATGCAGAAAGCAAAGGAATCATTGTTCGCAATACTCCAAAGTCTTCGGCAATCGCTGTAGCGGAATTGGCTTTTGCCTTAATGCTCAGTACCCCGAACAATATCGTTACCTATCATAATGGTATGAAGAATGGCGAATGGTTGAAGAACGTCAAACGCACTGAACTCTTTGGAAAGACTCTCTGCCTCTTTGGTATCGGAAACATTGCAAGCAAGGTTGCCGAACGGGCAAAGGCTTTTGGTATGACCGTCGTTGCCTTTGACAAGTATGTTCCCTCTTCCCCGCTTGCCGAAATGAAAGCAACACCTGAGTTGGCAGTAGAAGACGCAGACTATATCTCCTTGCACCTGCCTCTCACTGACGAAACAGAAGGTATGGTAAACAAGAGCCTTATTTCCCATTGTAAGAAAGCCCCGGTTATCATCAATACCGGTAGAGCCCTGTGTGTAGATGCCAACGACATGGTTTCCTGTCTCGCCGACGGTTCCGTTGCCTGGTATTGCACCGATGTATTCCCGTCAGACCCACCTGCACCTGATTATCCTATCCTTAAGGCCGATCATGTGACCCTTACACCCCATGTCGGTGCAAACAGCAGCGAGAACCTGCTCCGCATCGGTGATGAAGCCTATTCAATTATGGAAGAACTCAAAAACGGAGGAAAAATCTAA
- a CDS encoding 1-acyl-sn-glycerol-3-phosphate acyltransferase, translated as MNLDKYKDIGPYRGADIQSALDRVMKDGSGIGHVLDLLIPGDSPEQVEKKAKYREHIHGLLQSVKTYDDFQRKITAGIFLDAIMKSSVNVFSTSGSENIEKDKAYLFMSNHRDIVLDCALIDYALIHCDRMICEMAIGDNLLTNQFVTDLFKLNGGVTVKRTLPMREKYLESVRLSSYFVEIITEENKSIWVAQKSGRAKDGLDNTTPAIIKMLHLSQKSKGISFNEVVNRCHIVPVAVSYEYDPCDLIKSKEEVDRIKKGERTKKKYEDIISIVHGLKGYKGNIHIAFGTPIQGAYENSDEVAQEIDRQIHLNYKLWPTNCFAYDYLEGKHDFASSYASFDSEKFLARFKDANEDVKQYALNAYANPVRSFLAAQKQ; from the coding sequence ATGAATTTGGATAAGTATAAAGATATTGGTCCTTACAGGGGGGCGGATATTCAATCTGCCCTCGATCGTGTCATGAAAGATGGGTCAGGCATTGGCCATGTCCTGGATTTGCTCATTCCTGGTGATAGTCCGGAACAAGTTGAAAAGAAGGCAAAGTATCGTGAGCATATTCACGGTTTGCTGCAATCGGTGAAAACCTATGACGACTTTCAACGGAAAATAACAGCCGGGATATTTCTCGATGCTATCATGAAGAGCAGTGTCAATGTTTTTTCTACCAGTGGAAGCGAAAATATCGAGAAGGATAAAGCCTATTTGTTTATGAGCAACCACCGGGATATTGTACTCGACTGCGCACTCATAGACTATGCGTTGATTCATTGCGACCGAATGATTTGTGAGATGGCTATCGGGGACAATCTTCTTACGAACCAGTTTGTAACAGATTTGTTTAAACTGAATGGTGGGGTTACTGTCAAGAGAACGCTCCCTATGCGGGAAAAATATCTAGAATCAGTCCGTTTGAGTTCGTATTTCGTTGAGATAATCACTGAAGAGAATAAATCCATCTGGGTTGCCCAGAAAAGTGGTAGGGCAAAAGATGGGCTCGATAACACAACCCCTGCAATTATCAAGATGTTGCACCTTTCCCAGAAATCGAAAGGGATCTCTTTCAACGAGGTTGTCAACAGATGCCATATCGTTCCGGTTGCCGTTAGTTATGAATACGATCCCTGTGACTTGATAAAATCGAAGGAAGAGGTTGATCGGATAAAAAAAGGCGAGCGTACCAAGAAAAAATATGAGGATATCATCAGTATCGTGCATGGTTTGAAAGGCTATAAAGGAAATATCCATATTGCCTTTGGAACCCCTATTCAAGGAGCATACGAGAATTCCGATGAAGTAGCACAAGAGATTGATCGACAGATCCATTTGAATTATAAGTTATGGCCGACTAATTGTTTTGCCTATGATTATCTGGAAGGCAAACACGATTTCGCTTCTTCCTATGCTTCTTTCGATTCTGAAAAATTCCTTGCCAGGTTCAAGGATGCAAATGAAGATGTCAAACAGTATGCACTCAATGCATATGCAAATCCAGTACGGTCTTTCCTTGCAGCCCAGAAGCAATAG
- the recO gene encoding DNA repair protein RecO, whose translation MERNVSSLAIVVHSQRYGQLHRKLKLLTVDFGLIDVVSYGARKSVKAVKAEVFVDGQFFLYYNPVKKSYTLSDVQVVATHDEIRSDLGATYAALFFCEMIMKTHGGDSPQQYDLMSKALDMLVSHRMLANRILIQFVWKLIAICGLQSGLERCPICDRLYESNEILSFNAQLSAPCCSDCATLDSAMMLPPGARKYLSVTASMDFVSAVFVALSDTATLRIKNYLLRYAAIVSGGALKTLSGGLLQTEL comes from the coding sequence ATGGAACGAAACGTATCGTCCTTGGCAATTGTGGTCCATAGCCAACGGTACGGGCAACTGCACCGTAAGTTGAAATTGCTTACTGTTGATTTTGGTTTGATCGATGTCGTTTCCTATGGGGCCCGGAAATCTGTGAAAGCTGTGAAGGCCGAGGTCTTTGTCGATGGCCAGTTCTTCCTTTATTATAATCCTGTAAAGAAAAGCTATACACTTTCCGATGTCCAGGTAGTAGCTACCCATGATGAAATTCGCTCCGACCTTGGTGCTACTTATGCCGCTTTGTTTTTTTGCGAGATGATCATGAAGACCCATGGGGGTGATAGTCCCCAGCAATATGATTTGATGAGCAAGGCTTTGGATATGCTCGTCTCTCACAGGATGCTTGCAAACCGGATTCTCATCCAGTTTGTCTGGAAGCTTATTGCTATTTGTGGTCTCCAGTCGGGCTTGGAACGTTGCCCCATATGTGACCGGTTATATGAAAGCAATGAAATTCTTTCGTTCAATGCACAATTGTCTGCCCCTTGTTGCAGTGATTGTGCTACATTGGATTCAGCGATGATGCTTCCTCCCGGTGCGAGGAAATATCTGAGTGTAACTGCTTCCATGGATTTTGTATCCGCTGTTTTTGTTGCATTGAGCGATACCGCTACCTTGCGAATCAAGAACTATCTGTTGAGGTATGCTGCCATCGTAAGCGGTGGCGCCCTCAAAACCCTCAGTGGAGGTCTGTTGCAAACAGAGCTCTGA
- a CDS encoding flavodoxin family protein: MDIAIRYYTKTGNTKKLAEAIAKTVGVPAETIETPLEKADILFLGSSVYGGTLDPSVREFLSRLQPGQVSKIVVFGTAAILHSTYRPIKRIAKQKGLSVSDKEFHCRGQAGKLHANRPNEEDLHAVSLFANSFVQN; this comes from the coding sequence ATGGATATTGCAATTAGATATTACACGAAAACAGGTAACACCAAAAAACTCGCAGAGGCCATAGCAAAAACTGTGGGAGTTCCAGCAGAAACAATAGAAACCCCCCTGGAGAAAGCAGACATCCTTTTTCTTGGTAGCTCTGTCTATGGGGGTACTTTGGATCCATCGGTCAGGGAGTTTCTTTCTCGCCTTCAACCTGGCCAGGTTTCAAAGATAGTCGTTTTTGGTACTGCAGCGATACTGCATTCTACCTATAGGCCAATAAAAAGAATTGCAAAACAAAAAGGCCTTAGTGTCAGTGACAAGGAATTCCATTGCCGGGGACAAGCGGGAAAGCTGCATGCGAATAGACCAAACGAAGAAGATTTACACGCTGTAAGCCTTTTTGCGAATTCCTTTGTACAGAACTAG
- the recJ gene encoding single-stranded-DNA-specific exonuclease RecJ, which yields MFWKKSPVSSRDVKRLHEQYGVDLLCSSILARRGQTESEQIKFFLENELTFLHNPFLFDDMEEVVDRLNVAVAEGEKIRVFGDRDVDGITSTVLMVQEFQRLGVEVSYKLPDGDEPYGMTIDGVEAAAADGITLIVTVDCGISNNAEIAHARSLGIDTIVLDHHISGEELPPALAIIDPKVPGCGYPFSHLAGCGVAAKVIWALRFSQTDFYHEDCILLHAQPGHDTVIIQAIRVENLLEIDRVIEEINPGLLSPSQSKALKFLSCDVPILVLDAPSELAQLRLAFGKAVDIHLVDMRSQMENVMPVIKGKSLFALSNMSRAMKYSVHGRDELQVLYTLFIAYCMKKYPLLDTGYESILDLVAIGTIADLMPMEDENRLLVKRGLKVLTAGTRQALLPLFSMQNLVGKQLSTSDLSWQISPIINASGRMGKPSVAADMLLSPDLSHAEQLAGELVRLNKERQKLGEEAWDRMLPMAKESFESTGSKLVVVEDSSLSRGITGVMASRLLKQFNAPSLVLATVGGSRVSASMRSPDDFNVREFLSLFSDLFLDYGGHVCAGGFSMDLKNLPVFKKRVMEEIDQMDCLEAEGETVSIDCTLPQAYMTPDIIKVVEFFEPYGEKNPPLVLLMEGAVIEDIQFMNNNKGGAQHVRLTIAFGQYKWPALYWKAGERVGRDFDKDSVVDIAFRLGRNYFRNQSTLQLTVIDLKTEADKLSGK from the coding sequence ATGTTTTGGAAAAAAAGTCCGGTTTCTTCACGGGATGTCAAGCGCCTGCACGAGCAGTATGGCGTTGACTTGTTGTGTTCTTCAATTCTTGCTCGTCGTGGCCAGACCGAAAGCGAGCAGATTAAGTTTTTTCTTGAAAATGAATTGACGTTTCTGCATAATCCGTTCCTGTTCGACGATATGGAAGAGGTAGTCGACCGTCTCAATGTTGCCGTCGCCGAGGGTGAAAAAATCCGGGTTTTCGGTGACCGCGATGTTGATGGAATAACGAGTACTGTGCTTATGGTGCAGGAATTCCAGAGACTGGGGGTAGAGGTTTCCTACAAGCTTCCTGATGGGGATGAACCGTACGGTATGACCATCGATGGCGTTGAAGCTGCCGCTGCAGACGGGATTACCCTCATCGTAACGGTAGACTGCGGCATTTCTAACAATGCTGAAATTGCCCATGCGAGGTCATTGGGAATAGACACCATAGTACTTGATCACCATATCAGTGGCGAAGAACTCCCCCCCGCGCTTGCAATTATTGACCCGAAGGTTCCCGGCTGCGGGTATCCGTTCAGTCACCTCGCAGGTTGTGGGGTAGCGGCAAAGGTAATTTGGGCGCTACGGTTCAGCCAGACTGATTTTTATCACGAGGACTGCATTCTTTTACATGCACAACCGGGTCATGATACGGTCATTATCCAGGCTATCCGGGTGGAGAACCTTCTCGAGATTGACCGGGTGATCGAGGAGATTAACCCAGGGTTGCTTTCTCCTTCACAGAGCAAGGCACTTAAGTTCCTTTCCTGTGATGTGCCCATACTTGTGCTCGATGCTCCCTCTGAACTGGCCCAGTTGAGACTCGCTTTTGGCAAGGCTGTCGACATCCATTTGGTCGATATGCGTTCACAGATGGAAAATGTCATGCCGGTTATCAAGGGGAAAAGCCTTTTTGCACTCTCCAATATGAGCAGGGCGATGAAGTATAGCGTGCATGGCCGGGATGAGCTTCAGGTTCTCTATACGCTTTTTATCGCCTATTGCATGAAAAAGTATCCTCTTCTCGATACCGGTTATGAATCGATTCTCGACTTGGTTGCCATTGGTACCATTGCAGACTTGATGCCCATGGAAGACGAGAATAGGTTACTGGTTAAAAGAGGCCTGAAGGTATTGACTGCAGGGACGCGTCAAGCTCTCTTGCCCCTTTTCTCCATGCAGAACCTCGTTGGGAAGCAACTTTCTACCAGTGATCTCTCCTGGCAGATTTCCCCTATCATAAACGCAAGCGGACGGATGGGAAAACCCTCGGTTGCTGCCGACATGCTTTTGTCCCCCGACCTTTCCCATGCTGAGCAGTTGGCAGGGGAGTTGGTCAGGTTGAACAAGGAGCGTCAGAAACTGGGGGAGGAAGCCTGGGACAGAATGCTGCCCATGGCAAAGGAAAGCTTTGAGAGTACTGGTTCAAAACTGGTGGTGGTCGAGGATTCTTCTCTTTCCCGCGGAATTACGGGGGTTATGGCAAGCAGGCTGCTCAAGCAGTTCAATGCGCCGTCTCTGGTGTTGGCGACGGTAGGAGGATCCAGGGTATCAGCTTCCATGCGGAGCCCCGATGATTTCAATGTCCGTGAATTCCTTTCGCTTTTCAGCGATTTGTTCCTTGATTACGGTGGCCATGTCTGTGCCGGTGGATTCTCGATGGATCTGAAAAACCTTCCTGTTTTCAAGAAACGGGTTATGGAGGAAATCGACCAGATGGATTGTCTGGAAGCTGAAGGCGAGACTGTCTCGATCGACTGCACGCTTCCCCAGGCTTACATGACTCCCGATATTATCAAGGTTGTTGAGTTCTTTGAGCCGTATGGCGAAAAGAATCCCCCGCTGGTTTTATTGATGGAAGGGGCTGTTATTGAAGATATTCAGTTTATGAACAATAACAAGGGGGGAGCGCAACACGTGCGCCTTACGATTGCTTTCGGCCAGTACAAATGGCCGGCGTTGTATTGGAAAGCAGGGGAGAGGGTAGGAAGGGACTTTGACAAAGACTCTGTGGTAGATATCGCTTTTCGTCTCGGGAGAAACTATTTTCGCAACCAATCGACTTTGCAACTGACAGTGATCGACCTTAAGACTGAAGCGGATAAACTTTCTGGAAAATAA
- the rpsU gene encoding 30S ribosomal protein S21, with the protein MAYVKVDDNEPLEKSIKRFKRMVEKEGIIREWKKREYFEKPSTILNRKKKALARKQMKKVRKLHVSKSY; encoded by the coding sequence ATGGCATACGTAAAAGTAGATGACAATGAACCTTTGGAAAAATCAATCAAGCGTTTCAAGCGCATGGTCGAGAAAGAAGGCATCATCCGCGAATGGAAGAAGCGGGAGTACTTTGAAAAGCCCTCCACTATCCTTAACAGGAAGAAAAAAGCTCTTGCACGCAAGCAGATGAAAAAGGTGCGCAAGTTGCACGTTTCAAAGAGTTACTAA
- a CDS encoding Lrp/AsnC family transcriptional regulator, with the protein MKSKMDETNKAIIKQLRDGRKPFSAIADELGITENTVRARVNKLMDEGVLQISGLVNPESIPGLQVVMMGVKLKTLDLEKKAKEFSELRGVISAAVVTGRYDLIVQLVLAEDEGLSLLDFFKSELDKIDDIAEVETFVVYQSHNFRIPYIL; encoded by the coding sequence ATGAAAAGTAAAATGGATGAGACAAACAAGGCAATTATCAAGCAACTGCGTGACGGACGGAAGCCATTTAGTGCTATTGCAGATGAACTGGGCATTACCGAGAATACGGTACGTGCCCGGGTGAATAAACTCATGGATGAGGGAGTTCTGCAGATATCCGGGCTTGTAAACCCAGAATCAATTCCTGGTTTGCAGGTAGTTATGATGGGTGTCAAGCTTAAGACTTTGGACCTGGAGAAAAAGGCTAAGGAGTTTTCTGAACTCCGTGGTGTTATCTCGGCTGCTGTCGTGACCGGTCGCTATGACTTGATTGTCCAGTTGGTCCTTGCAGAAGACGAAGGGCTTTCACTCTTGGATTTCTTCAAGAGTGAGCTTGATAAAATCGACGATATTGCGGAAGTGGAGACCTTTGTTGTCTACCAGTCCCACAATTTCAGGATTCCTTATATTCTGTAG
- the serC gene encoding 3-phosphoserine/phosphohydroxythreonine transaminase, translated as MERKKNFFAGPSVLPMEVLEQMRDQMVEYNGQGLSMVEASHRGGLFEDMYDECLATFKELLHVPDDYDMYFLGGGATLQFTMIPMNFLRPGTVADYIKSGTWANKAGEDAEKLGSVNYYYDGTDNKFTSLPDPATVKPSKNSSYLYLCSNETIGGIEWQDFPDTGDVPLIGDMSSDILSRPVPVEKFDMIYGGVQKNLGPAGATFIIMKKSLLEKQNSNLTAYMDYKLHSKEKGLYNTPPVFSIWGVKLVLDWIKKNGGAEGMAVRAQEKSSIIYNVIDSSAFFRSPVDAKYRSKMNIVFRLPNEDLEKKFVNEAQKEGMLGLKGHRSVGGLRASVYNALPKEDVVSLAQFMKEFEKNNG; from the coding sequence ATGGAACGTAAAAAGAATTTCTTTGCCGGCCCTTCTGTGTTACCTATGGAAGTACTGGAGCAGATGCGCGACCAGATGGTCGAATATAATGGACAGGGCTTGTCCATGGTAGAGGCTAGCCACCGCGGTGGACTTTTTGAAGACATGTATGACGAATGTCTTGCTACCTTCAAGGAACTCTTGCATGTACCTGATGACTATGACATGTATTTCCTTGGTGGTGGAGCTACCCTCCAGTTCACCATGATCCCCATGAACTTCCTTCGCCCCGGAACGGTTGCCGACTACATCAAGAGTGGCACCTGGGCCAACAAAGCAGGCGAAGATGCCGAGAAACTTGGCAGTGTCAATTACTATTATGATGGTACTGATAACAAATTCACTTCTCTGCCTGATCCTGCTACCGTAAAACCCAGCAAGAACAGCAGTTACCTCTATCTTTGTTCCAACGAGACAATCGGAGGAATCGAATGGCAGGATTTCCCTGATACCGGAGATGTACCCCTTATCGGTGATATGTCCAGCGATATCCTTTCCAGACCTGTTCCCGTGGAAAAGTTTGACATGATCTATGGTGGTGTCCAGAAGAACCTGGGACCTGCCGGTGCTACCTTTATCATCATGAAGAAGTCTTTGCTTGAAAAGCAGAATTCCAACCTGACCGCCTATATGGATTACAAGCTTCACAGCAAGGAAAAAGGCCTGTACAATACTCCTCCTGTATTCTCAATCTGGGGTGTCAAGCTCGTACTCGACTGGATCAAGAAAAATGGTGGGGCTGAAGGCATGGCTGTCCGTGCCCAGGAAAAGAGTTCCATTATTTACAATGTAATTGATAGCTCTGCATTCTTCCGCAGTCCTGTAGATGCTAAGTATCGTTCGAAAATGAACATTGTTTTCCGTCTTCCTAATGAAGACTTGGAGAAGAAGTTCGTGAACGAAGCCCAGAAAGAAGGTATGCTTGGATTAAAGGGGCACCGTTCTGTTGGAGGATTGAGGGCAAGCGTGTATAATGCATTGCCAAAAGAGGACGTTGTTTCTCTTGCTCAGTTCATGAAGGAATTTGAAAAAAATAACGGTTAG
- a CDS encoding dihydroorotate dehydrogenase-like protein, producing MADLSTKYLGLNLKNPIIAGSSPLTSSLDSLKKCEDAGIGAVVLKSIFEEQIDNDSNSKVSETEEFLTHADAYEFVKNASMDREIDLYLTMLENAKKSLDIPVIASINCKKNGAWIEYANRFIHCGADAIELNHYIIAADIEIEGSSIEKEYFSLVKAARKQIKVPLSLKMGASFSSLANVLRRLDELSIDGVVLFNRFFSPDIDIESMSMVPAQMLSSEDEYTQSLRWTALMSEELRYDICASRGIHSGKTVIKQLLAGAKSVQVCSVLLKEGLTSVSKMTSELESWMDRHEYAHIADFNGKLAQERIADPSSWERSQYMKSILGAQKG from the coding sequence ATGGCAGATTTGTCAACGAAATATCTTGGTCTAAATTTGAAGAACCCAATCATTGCAGGGAGTAGTCCCCTGACATCTTCTCTCGATTCCTTGAAAAAATGTGAAGATGCAGGGATCGGTGCTGTTGTCTTAAAGTCAATTTTTGAAGAACAGATTGATAATGATTCCAATTCAAAAGTATCAGAAACTGAAGAATTCCTTACCCATGCAGATGCGTATGAATTTGTAAAAAATGCAAGTATGGATCGCGAGATAGACCTGTATCTGACGATGCTTGAAAATGCAAAAAAATCTTTGGATATTCCTGTAATCGCCTCTATAAACTGCAAGAAAAACGGTGCATGGATAGAATATGCCAATCGTTTTATCCATTGTGGTGCTGATGCCATCGAATTGAACCATTACATTATCGCTGCCGATATTGAAATTGAGGGATCATCAATCGAGAAAGAATATTTTTCTTTGGTCAAAGCAGCAAGAAAACAGATTAAAGTGCCATTGAGCCTTAAAATGGGTGCCTCCTTTTCTTCATTGGCAAATGTGTTGAGAAGGCTTGATGAATTATCCATTGACGGTGTTGTGCTGTTCAATAGATTTTTCAGTCCTGATATCGATATTGAGTCAATGTCGATGGTCCCTGCACAGATGCTGAGCAGTGAGGATGAATATACACAGTCACTCCGATGGACTGCGCTCATGAGTGAGGAACTTCGGTATGATATTTGTGCATCCAGGGGTATCCACAGTGGAAAAACCGTTATCAAACAATTACTGGCAGGAGCAAAATCCGTGCAGGTTTGTTCGGTGTTACTCAAGGAAGGCTTGACCAGTGTATCCAAGATGACAAGTGAACTTGAGTCTTGGATGGATCGCCATGAATATGCCCATATTGCTGATTTCAATGGAAAACTTGCCCAGGAGAGGATTGCAGATCCTTCCAGCTGGGAACGAAGTCAGTACATGAAGTCCATTCTGGGCGCCCAGAAGGGATAA